In the genome of Mesorhizobium sp. NBSH29, the window AATCTTGCCGGGCTGTAAGCCGTTCTGGTTGGAATCAACGCCTACGCCAAGCTTTCCGGCGTCCGCTGCCGCCTGGAGAACGCCCACGCCGGTGCCGCCGGCTGCCGCGTAGATGACATCCGCGCCCTGGTCCATCTGCGACTTGGCAATCTCGCCGCCCTTGGTTGGGTCGTTCCAGGCAGCTGGCGTGTCGCCAGTCATGTTCTGAATAACGTCGGTTGCACCGGCGGCCTTGGCGCCGCCAACATACCCGCAGCCAAATTTTCGGATCAGAGGGATATCCATGCCGCCGACGAAGCCGACCTTCTTGGACTGCGATGCCATCGCGGCGAGCAGGCCGACAATGTATGAGCCCTCCTGTTCCTTATAGACCACCGAGCGCACATTGGGCTTGTCGACCACCATGTCGATAATGGCGAACTGCAGGTCAGGGAATTCGACCGAGACTTTTTCGAGCGCTGCTGCCCAGGAGAAGCCGGCCATGATGATAGGGTTGTTGCCATCTTCGGCAAATTTGCGCAGCGCCTGCTCCCGCTGGGCGTCATTTTGAATTTCGAAATCGCGGTAGGCGATACCGGTCTCAGTCTTAAACTTCTCGGCGCCGTTGAAGGCGGCTTCATTGAAGGATTTGTCGAATTTACCGCCGAGATCATAGATGATCGCCGGCTTGATGTCCGCGGCAAAAGCCGAGACGGACAGAGCTGTTGCTGCCATAAGGCCAAGGACAATACGCTTCATGTGATCCACACCCTGTTGGTTGTCTTCCAGATTGGTTATCGGTCCGGCCGTGTTCCCCAGCCGCCAACAAGCGGGCACAAGGCCCACTCATCGCGCCAATCTTGCATGGCGTCACTGAAAACTCACGCATAATTTTACCAGGAGCGGGAAACAGGAACCGTTTTCGCAAGTCCGGTTAACGCAGCGGATCAAGCAGTTGCTGCAGCTGGCATAACGCAAGCCACGCCGGTGCCCCTGAGTGCGCAGTAGCCGGACGGGTTCTTCGATAGGTATTGCTGATGATCTTCTTCAGCAAAATAGAAGGTCGGTGCGGGGGCGATTTCGGTGGTGATCTTGGTGCGACCGGCCTTGATCAGATCGCTGCTATAGGCATCGCGCGATTTCAGCGCTGCCAATTCCTGCGCCGGACCGAAAGTGTAAATCGCCGAGCGATAGGTGGTGCCGACATCATTGCCCTGGCGCATACCTTGCGTGGGATCATGGTTTTCCCAGAACAGTTTCAGCAGTTCAGCATACGAGATCACTTTGGGGTCGAAGACGACAAGCACCACTTCCGTGTGGCCGGTCATGCCGGTGCAGGTCTCCTGATAGGTCGGGTTGGGCGTATGGCCGCCAGCGTAGCCCACCGCGGTAACCCAGACACCCTCAGTCTGCCAGAACAGCCGTTCGGCTCCCCAGAAGCAGCCAAGGCCGAACAGTGCAGTTTTCAATCCCTCAGGATAGGGGCCTTTCAGCGGGTGTCCTGAAACATGATGCGTGCGGGCCGTGGCGAGAGGCGTCTCGCGGCCGGGCAGGGATTCGGCAGGCTTGGGCAGCGTGTTTTTTTTGTTCAGCATATCACTCAGGAAAAACATGTTTGAGGCTCCTCTTCAGCTATCGAGGGCAAAGCGCCGTTCGGTCCGGTGGCCGGCGGCGTATAAAATTAAGGCAATGACTGCAAACACCACGAAGCCAGGCAAAGCGAGCACCGAAACCATGATAGGGTCCCAGGCAAACGGGTAGTCTTGCAGACCAGCTTCGATTCCGGCCAATTGCTCGGGAAAGGTCGCCGCAAGACTGTTGCGCAGCGGCATCATCTCGAGTGCGGATGCAGCGATCGTCCGTGTCGCATCCAACACCAGCAGTATCGTCGCAACACAGAGCGACAGCGTGGCAAGCAGGCGAAATAAAAAACGAATCATGGCAACGTCGTTCCGTGGGCGGCGGCGCATCACGCCTCTAGTCCATACATATGGCTGCGAGGCGACCTGTGCAATCATCACACATGAAGTTGACCCAGCGTGAGGAAAGATGAAGACGTCCACTCTATAGAGCCCGATAGAAAAGAAGGGGGCCTGTGCGGCTTGGCATTTGCGCAATGATCGACTAGAGGAGCCTCGTTGCCGTTCCGCGATGAACCGGCAGCCGTGGAGAGGTGGCCGAGTGGTTGAAGGCGCACGCCTGGAAAGTGTGTTTACGGGAGACCGTAACGCGGGTTCGAATCCCGCTCTCTCCGCCAGTCAGCCAGTGAATGCGATAGCTTTCGTTGTTCTTCGCGAGCCTCTGATATGACCCGAACGATCGCCATCGTGGTACCGGTTTTCAACGAAGCCGAAGGCTTGCAGGATTTTCTCGCGGCGCTCAATACGGTCTGCGATTCGATCTCACACGAGTACTCGGTCACCTTCCGTTATGTTTTTGTCGATGACGGCAGTCTGGATGCCTCGTTCGCGCGCCTCGCCGCACATGATTTTGGTACCCGCCCCGCACGCATCATCAAGCTCTCGCGCAATTTCGGCAAGGAGGCGGCCCTCAGCGCTGGCATCGATGCGGCGCAGGACGTAGACGCGGCAGTCCTGATGGATGCCGACCTCCAGCATCCCCCTGAAATGGTGCGCGAGTTCGTGCGTATCTGGCTGGAGGGCAGAGCCGACAGTGTATACGCTTACAAAACAACCCGACACGAGGCAGAAGGATGGGCGCGTGCGGGGCTCTCTCGTGCATTCTTCTGGGTGATCAATCGTGGCGCACGTTTCCGGATTCCCCAGAATGCCGGCGATTTCCGGCTGATCAACCGGCCATTTATGGACGCGCTGCGCAGTCTCCCTGAAAGCGAACGCTTTATGAAGGGGCTCTATGGCTGGATCGGTTTTCGTCAGATTGGGTTGCCGTTCACGCCGGCGGCGCGCCTGCACGGCGCATCCAGGTTCACCACGCTGCGCATCCTCGCAATAACTTTTGACGCATTGACCAGTTTCAGCACCACGCCGCTGCGTCTTATGGGCATTGCTGGTGGTGTCATAGCTGGCGCCAGCATGTTGTACGGTATCTATATCATCGTCGAGCGGCTGCTATCTTCCTCGCCACCTTCGGGGATAGCATCCTTGCTCGCATTGACTGCATTTTTCGGCGGCGTTCAGATGATCTTTCTGGGCTTACTCGGCGAGTATGTCGGCAAGGCCGTGACCGAATCGAAAAAGCGCCCTGCCTATATCGTGGCCGAAGATATCGACGCCGGCATGAACGCGCTTCGGGAAAGTCCCGCACCCGATACGATATCTGACCAATGCTGATTGCCGACGATTTTGGCCTGGGGCGCGGTCATGACCGGGTAATCCTGAGCCTGCTTGAAGCGGGTAAACTCGATGGAACGTCGGTGATGGTGAACACCGCAATAACGGCCCAAGATATTTCCCGGCTTCGCGCACTGCGCCGGGCAGGCGTGGCTCAGGTGGGACTGCATCTCAACCTGACACATGAGTTGCCGGGCATCGGCGCGACCTGGCGGCTGGGTTCCTTGCTGCTAATGGGGCTTGCCGGGCGTTTGCAGCGCGCTGCAATCAACCGCGCCCTCAGCAGCCAGGCGGATATTTTTGTAAACCTTTTCGGCGAGGGCCCCGATTTTATCGACGGCCACCAGCATTGTCATGTGTTTCCCGGCGTCGCCAAATTGGTCGCTCCTCTGGCAGGTAATGCTTGGCTGCGCATCCCTGTACCCTCAACGTGGGCACAAAAATGGCTGAATGTACGAGCCGGTGGCAACAAGACAGTGCTGATCATGATTTTTGCCTTGTGGGCGCGCCGGCTGTTCCGTGCCCAACGCTGCCAGACCAATAAGGATTTTTCCGGCTTCCTGCGGTTGGACCGACCACACGACGTTGCGCGGTGGCTCCCGAGAGTGATCGCACAAGCGGGGCAGGACTGCGTGGTGATGGTACACCCAGGTGATGCTACCGATCCCTTGCAATGCACTGGGCATGCACCCCGATCACGCGCCATTGAGGCTCAGATCATTGCCGAATATCGTCTCTGAAAAGAACAAGAAAAGAGCGGGTTTAGAATGGTAATACGTCCTTCCAGCGTTTGGTGGTTCCTCGCTTCGCTGCTTCTGATCCGCGTTCTGGCCATGATCTGGCTGCCTCTCACCGATCCGACCGAGGCGCGCTACGCTGAGATCGCGCGCAAGATGGCCGAGACCGGCAACTGGATCACACCTCAATTCGACTATGGCATCCCTTTCTGGGCCAAGCCTCCGCTGCACACCTGGCTGTCCGCGCTGGGCATTTTACTCCTGGGTCCGACGCCTTTTGCTGCACGCCTTTTCATACTTGTCGCTTCGCTGACCATGCTCTACGCCTTCTGGCGTTGGGCGAATTCTTGCGTGGGGCGCGATACTGCACGCACAGCTGTGCTGGTCGCGGCGAGCTCGGCCTTCTTCTTCGGAGCATCGGCCTATGTGATGACTGATATGGTGCTGACTCTCGGCCTGACGCTGTGCATGGCCGGGTTTTTTGCGGGTCTAGGTGGATCACGCAGTTGGGGTTGGCTGTTTTTCGTCGGCATCGCTGTCGGTCTGCTGGCGAAGGGGCCAGTTGCAACCGTGCTGGCCGCGTTGCCGATTGCCGCCTTCATGCTGTGGCGTGGCGGCTGGCGTGACCTCTTGAACCTTCCATGGCTGGGCGGCATTGCACTGGTATTAGTCACCGTCGTGCCCTGGTATGTAGCTGCCGAAATCGCGACGCCGGGATTCCTCTACTATTTCATCATCGGCGAGCACATAGAACGTTTCCTGGTTCCGGGATGGACCGGAGATCTCTACGGCGCCGGACGGGCACATGCATACGGCATGATCTGGGTCTATTTCCTCGCTTGCGCCTTGCCATGGAGCTTTTTTCTGCCTGAGTTTTTCTACAGGCTGCGCCGCGGGCTTCCCATCCGCTCGCAAGCAGACGGGCTGGAGCTTTATCTGTTTTTTTGGGTCCTTTCCCCTCTCTTCGTCTTCACTGCGGCAGCCAACATCTTGCCCGCCTATGTCCTGCCGGCCATCCTGCCTGCCGCGCTTCTCGGGACGCTTTTGTGGCGCAGTTCGCGTATGGGCGGAGACCTCCGGGCTGCATTGGCAGCCGGGATCATGGCTGTCGTCTTCGCGGTGCTGACGCTCGGAGCGGCGCTGTTCCCCGATCTGGACGCGCTGCCAAGCCAAGCGCACCTGATCAGCGAGGCCGGGCCCGGACGCATTGCCCTGCTCGGCCAGCGTAACTATTCAGCTGAATTTTACACGCGGGCAACAATTGCCCGCTTTGAAAACACGGACGCGCTTGCGGTTTGGCTGGCGCAAGGTGGTCCAGCCAGCATTCTCGTGCCCACCCCAATGCAGGCGGAATTTGTTGACCGCTTCGGCACTTCCACTGAACTGAAGGACAGCAACAACCGATACGCGCTGTTCGTCAGCAAACCATCGCTGTGACAATGCGCGCATAAACATTTTTAAGCATTTCATAATCAATAGAGACCTCGTCATTTTCAATGCGATCAACCTCCTCCCTGAATCGCACAGAAATGGCCCGCCGAACCTCCTCAATCGGCGGACTGTCTTCTTCCAGGAGGTGTGTGGTTAAATCTTTGTCGGGGTGAAGGGCATCGCGCGCTTGCCAAGGCATTCCCCATATGCTGACATTCCAAAAAATGCCGCTAGGGAACAGCGGCGAGAATGTGGGGTTTTCGTGCCGGATCAACCGGGTAAGAACGCTATCGAGGTAAAGGGAGTTAGCAAGGTCTTCGGTGCCGGC includes:
- a CDS encoding BMP family lipoprotein, with protein sequence MKRIVLGLMAATALSVSAFAADIKPAIIYDLGGKFDKSFNEAAFNGAEKFKTETGIAYRDFEIQNDAQREQALRKFAEDGNNPIIMAGFSWAAALEKVSVEFPDLQFAIIDMVVDKPNVRSVVYKEQEGSYIVGLLAAMASQSKKVGFVGGMDIPLIRKFGCGYVGGAKAAGATDVIQNMTGDTPAAWNDPTKGGEIAKSQMDQGADVIYAAAGGTGVGVLQAAADAGKLGVGVDSNQNGLQPGKILTSMVKRVDVAVYNAFMDAKDDKFTSGINNLGLKEDGVGYAMDDNNKDLVTAEMQAAAEKAKADIIAGTITVHDYMSDNACPY
- the msrA gene encoding peptide-methionine (S)-S-oxide reductase MsrA, translated to MFFLSDMLNKKNTLPKPAESLPGRETPLATARTHHVSGHPLKGPYPEGLKTALFGLGCFWGAERLFWQTEGVWVTAVGYAGGHTPNPTYQETCTGMTGHTEVVLVVFDPKVISYAELLKLFWENHDPTQGMRQGNDVGTTYRSAIYTFGPAQELAALKSRDAYSSDLIKAGRTKITTEIAPAPTFYFAEEDHQQYLSKNPSGYCALRGTGVACVMPAAATA
- a CDS encoding glycosyltransferase family 2 protein, whose translation is MTRTIAIVVPVFNEAEGLQDFLAALNTVCDSISHEYSVTFRYVFVDDGSLDASFARLAAHDFGTRPARIIKLSRNFGKEAALSAGIDAAQDVDAAVLMDADLQHPPEMVREFVRIWLEGRADSVYAYKTTRHEAEGWARAGLSRAFFWVINRGARFRIPQNAGDFRLINRPFMDALRSLPESERFMKGLYGWIGFRQIGLPFTPAARLHGASRFTTLRILAITFDALTSFSTTPLRLMGIAGGVIAGASMLYGIYIIVERLLSSSPPSGIASLLALTAFFGGVQMIFLGLLGEYVGKAVTESKKRPAYIVAEDIDAGMNALRESPAPDTISDQC
- a CDS encoding ChbG/HpnK family deacetylase encodes the protein MLIADDFGLGRGHDRVILSLLEAGKLDGTSVMVNTAITAQDISRLRALRRAGVAQVGLHLNLTHELPGIGATWRLGSLLLMGLAGRLQRAAINRALSSQADIFVNLFGEGPDFIDGHQHCHVFPGVAKLVAPLAGNAWLRIPVPSTWAQKWLNVRAGGNKTVLIMIFALWARRLFRAQRCQTNKDFSGFLRLDRPHDVARWLPRVIAQAGQDCVVMVHPGDATDPLQCTGHAPRSRAIEAQIIAEYRL
- a CDS encoding ArnT family glycosyltransferase; protein product: MVIRPSSVWWFLASLLLIRVLAMIWLPLTDPTEARYAEIARKMAETGNWITPQFDYGIPFWAKPPLHTWLSALGILLLGPTPFAARLFILVASLTMLYAFWRWANSCVGRDTARTAVLVAASSAFFFGASAYVMTDMVLTLGLTLCMAGFFAGLGGSRSWGWLFFVGIAVGLLAKGPVATVLAALPIAAFMLWRGGWRDLLNLPWLGGIALVLVTVVPWYVAAEIATPGFLYYFIIGEHIERFLVPGWTGDLYGAGRAHAYGMIWVYFLACALPWSFFLPEFFYRLRRGLPIRSQADGLELYLFFWVLSPLFVFTAAANILPAYVLPAILPAALLGTLLWRSSRMGGDLRAALAAGIMAVVFAVLTLGAALFPDLDALPSQAHLISEAGPGRIALLGQRNYSAEFYTRATIARFENTDALAVWLAQGGPASILVPTPMQAEFVDRFGTSTELKDSNNRYALFVSKPSL